One stretch of Caldinitratiruptor microaerophilus DNA includes these proteins:
- a CDS encoding alpha/beta-type small acid-soluble spore protein, producing MPRSRRSEFDLLVPGAAPALDALKLEVAREIGWNPADLTDLRNRIAEARWDVARELGIPLRAGYNGDLPSRYAGAIGGRLGGRLGGQMVRRMIALAEEDLRRGVTPGRLV from the coding sequence ATGCCCCGAAGCCGCCGCAGCGAGTTCGACCTCCTCGTGCCCGGCGCCGCGCCGGCGCTTGACGCCCTCAAGCTCGAGGTGGCCCGCGAGATCGGCTGGAACCCGGCCGACCTCACGGACCTCCGGAACAGGATCGCCGAGGCCCGCTGGGACGTGGCCCGCGAGCTCGGCATCCCGCTTCGGGCCGGGTACAACGGAGACCTGCCCAGCCGGTACGCCGGGGCCATCGGGGGCCGGCTGGGCGGGCGGCTGGGCGGCCAGATGGTCCGCCGGATGATCGCCCTGGCGGAGGAGGACCTCCGCCGCGGCGTGACGCCTGGCCGGCTGGTGTGA
- the moaA gene encoding GTP 3',8-cyclase MoaA — MIDQYGRKITYMRISVTDRCNFRCVYCMPLEGVQLRPREEYLTHDEIVEVVRAGVKLGIDRIRLTGGEPLVRAGIVDLCRDIKAAGVTDLSLSTNGLMFAKMAPDLKRAGLDRVNISLDTFRPERLKQIARIVTDPQPILDAIDAALELEMHPVKINMVVMRGWNDDEVVDMARLTLERPLHVRYIEVMPFSEAYEFAPDVLVPSAEIRERLMDAFGDLEPVREGVPGNGPARYWRIPGALGTVGFISAMTECFCGGCNRVRLSADGKINPCLGHVTEHDLKPVLRDPTHTEDDLIAAMAAAIHKKPLEHNFDQVEGEYRLRIMHGIGG; from the coding sequence ATGATCGACCAGTACGGGCGGAAGATCACCTACATGCGGATCTCGGTCACGGACCGCTGCAACTTCCGGTGCGTCTACTGCATGCCCCTGGAGGGCGTGCAGCTCCGGCCCCGGGAGGAATACCTGACGCATGACGAGATCGTGGAGGTCGTGCGCGCGGGCGTGAAGCTCGGGATCGACCGGATCCGCCTGACCGGCGGCGAGCCGCTGGTCCGGGCCGGGATCGTCGACCTGTGCCGGGACATCAAGGCGGCAGGGGTCACGGACCTGTCCCTCTCCACCAACGGCCTCATGTTCGCGAAGATGGCCCCCGACCTGAAGCGAGCGGGCCTCGACCGCGTGAACATCAGCCTGGACACGTTCCGCCCCGAGCGCCTGAAGCAGATCGCCCGCATCGTCACGGACCCCCAGCCGATCCTCGATGCTATCGACGCCGCGCTGGAACTGGAGATGCACCCCGTGAAGATCAACATGGTCGTCATGCGGGGCTGGAACGACGACGAGGTCGTCGACATGGCGCGCCTCACGCTGGAGCGGCCCCTGCACGTCCGCTACATCGAGGTCATGCCCTTCTCGGAGGCGTACGAGTTCGCCCCGGACGTCCTGGTGCCGTCGGCGGAGATCCGGGAGCGCCTGATGGACGCCTTCGGCGACCTCGAGCCGGTGCGGGAGGGGGTCCCAGGCAACGGGCCGGCCCGCTACTGGCGGATCCCCGGGGCGCTGGGCACCGTCGGCTTCATCTCGGCGATGACGGAGTGCTTCTGCGGCGGCTGCAACCGGGTCCGCCTCTCGGCCGACGGCAAGATCAACCCCTGCCTGGGTCACGTCACCGAGCACGACCTGAAGCCGGTCCTGCGCGACCCGACCCATACGGAGGACGACCTCATCGCGGCGATGGCGGCGGCCATCCACAAGAAGCCGCTGGAGCACAACTTCGACCAGGTCGAGGGCGAGTACCGGCTGCGGATCATGCACGGCATCGGCGGCTAG
- a CDS encoding molybdopterin biosynthesis protein, protein MAERRKIYLETITAEEAVARLTAALEAAGWGTAAEVIPVAEALGRVTAEGVTARISSPHYPAAAVDGIAVRAADTYGASETSPVRLGPGQYVWVDTGDPLPPGRDACIMVEDLNRLPDGQVEIYAAAAPWQNVRPIGEDVVATELVVPAGTVLRPQEIGALLATGNVAVPVRRRPVVTFIPTGDELVQPRPDPGPGEIIEFNSRVVLSLVQEWGGEPRRHEIVRDDYEALKAAVAAAVETSDIVVVNAGSSAGSQDYSVHVLGELGQVLVHGVAIRPGKPFMAAVVGGKPVLGLPGYPVSTWLTADLFLKPLVYRFLGLPVPSRPRLQAQLTRRLTSPMGVLEFVRVKVGQVGDRVVATPMGRGAGVISSLVRADGVFFIPPDREGLEEGAPVEVELLRPREEVLRSLVAVGSHDIILDLVESHLRRRGLGLSSAHAGSLGGLVALRRGEAHVAGVHMLDEASGEYNVAYVRRYLGRPARLVLLGRRDQGFMVQPGNPKGIRGFGDLARPDVRFVNRQRGAGTRILLDYHLKQEGVDPAQVDGYRREEFTHLAVAAAVASGTADCGLGIRAAARALGLDFVPVTQEEYELCIPLEHWDHPGVQAIRELLTDPAFRAEAEALGGYDLRDAGRVREV, encoded by the coding sequence GTGGCGGAGCGGCGGAAGATCTACCTGGAGACGATCACGGCCGAAGAGGCGGTGGCCCGCCTGACCGCGGCGCTGGAGGCGGCTGGCTGGGGCACTGCCGCCGAGGTGATCCCGGTCGCCGAGGCCCTCGGGCGGGTGACGGCCGAGGGCGTGACGGCCCGCATCTCGTCGCCCCACTACCCGGCGGCGGCGGTGGACGGCATCGCCGTGCGGGCCGCCGACACGTACGGCGCCAGCGAGACGAGCCCCGTGCGCCTGGGGCCTGGTCAGTACGTCTGGGTCGACACCGGCGACCCGCTGCCGCCGGGCCGGGACGCCTGCATCATGGTGGAGGACCTGAACCGCCTGCCGGACGGGCAGGTCGAGATCTACGCTGCCGCCGCGCCGTGGCAGAACGTGCGGCCGATCGGGGAGGACGTGGTCGCCACCGAGCTCGTGGTGCCGGCGGGGACCGTCCTGCGGCCCCAGGAGATCGGGGCGCTCCTGGCGACCGGGAACGTGGCGGTGCCGGTGCGCCGCCGCCCCGTGGTCACCTTCATCCCGACCGGCGACGAGCTCGTCCAGCCCCGGCCCGACCCGGGTCCCGGCGAGATCATCGAGTTCAACTCCCGCGTGGTGCTGAGCCTCGTGCAGGAATGGGGCGGCGAGCCACGCCGGCACGAGATCGTCCGGGACGACTACGAGGCGCTGAAGGCGGCGGTCGCCGCCGCGGTGGAGACGAGCGACATCGTCGTGGTGAACGCCGGCTCCAGCGCGGGCAGCCAGGACTACTCGGTGCACGTCCTGGGCGAGCTGGGGCAGGTGCTCGTCCACGGCGTGGCGATCCGCCCCGGCAAGCCCTTCATGGCGGCGGTCGTCGGCGGGAAGCCGGTCCTGGGTCTGCCCGGGTACCCCGTCTCCACCTGGCTCACGGCCGACCTGTTCCTGAAGCCCCTCGTGTACCGCTTCCTCGGCCTGCCGGTGCCCTCCCGGCCCCGCCTCCAGGCGCAGCTCACCCGCCGGCTCACCTCGCCCATGGGCGTGCTGGAGTTCGTGCGGGTGAAGGTGGGCCAGGTGGGCGACCGGGTGGTGGCGACCCCCATGGGGCGGGGGGCCGGAGTGATCTCGTCCCTGGTGCGGGCCGACGGGGTCTTCTTCATCCCTCCCGACCGGGAGGGGCTGGAGGAGGGCGCTCCCGTGGAGGTGGAGCTCCTGCGCCCCCGGGAGGAGGTCCTCCGCAGCCTGGTGGCCGTGGGCAGCCACGACATCATCCTGGACCTGGTGGAAAGCCACCTCCGGCGGCGAGGTCTGGGCCTCTCGTCCGCTCACGCCGGTAGCCTGGGGGGCCTGGTGGCCCTGCGGCGGGGCGAGGCCCACGTGGCCGGCGTCCACATGCTTGACGAGGCGAGCGGCGAGTACAACGTCGCCTACGTGCGACGGTACCTGGGCCGGCCGGCCCGGCTGGTGCTCCTCGGCCGCCGGGACCAGGGGTTCATGGTGCAGCCGGGCAACCCCAAGGGCATCCGGGGGTTCGGGGACCTGGCCCGGCCGGACGTGCGCTTCGTCAACCGCCAGCGGGGGGCGGGAACCCGGATCCTGCTGGACTACCACCTGAAGCAGGAAGGGGTCGACCCGGCCCAGGTCGATGGCTACCGGCGAGAGGAGTTCACCCACCTCGCCGTCGCCGCGGCGGTGGCGTCGGGGACCGCCGACTGCGGGCTCGGGATCCGGGCGGCGGCCCGCGCCCTGGGCCTTGACTTCGTGCCGGTGACCCAGGAGGAGTACGAGCTCTGCATCCCGCTGGAGCACTGGGACCACCCCGGGGTGCAGGCGATCCGGGAGCTCCTGACCGACCCGGCCTTCCGGGCCGAGGCCGAAGCGCTCGGCGGGTACGACCTCCGGGATGCCGGCCGGGTGCGCGAGGTCTGA
- a CDS encoding molybdopterin molybdotransferase MoeA: MTPERKGVGGVEFFQLRRVDEAQSLFLEACPKGPLGVEELDLLEAHGRCLAEDVRSAGDLPAFDRSSVDGYAVRAGDTFGASEGLPAYLRVVEEIPMGRAPARRLGPGECARIATGGMLPDGADAVVMIEHTEHLAADEVGVLRAVSPGENVMRRGEDCPAGGVLVPAGRPLRAQELSLLAHAGVLRVRVARRPRVAIVATGDELVDPGEEPGPGQIRESNSFALRALVAEEGGQPVFLGRAPDVRDAVEAKLREALKYDVVLVSGGSSVGARDMTAEIIGGLGRLGILVHGVNLKPGKPTILAVVDGRPVVGLPGHPVSAQVVFALFVSPLLRRLLGLPPFPGHRPAVRARMAKNVASAAGRVDVLRVALEARDGELWAEPVQGKSGLITTLTRADGAVIIREEKEGLLAGEWVDVHPI; encoded by the coding sequence TTGACACCGGAGCGGAAGGGGGTTGGCGGAGTGGAGTTCTTCCAGCTCCGGCGAGTGGACGAAGCCCAGAGCCTCTTCCTGGAGGCCTGTCCGAAGGGGCCGCTCGGGGTCGAGGAGCTGGACCTCCTCGAGGCGCATGGCCGGTGCCTGGCCGAGGACGTGCGGAGCGCCGGCGACCTTCCGGCCTTCGACCGCTCCTCGGTGGACGGTTACGCCGTGCGGGCCGGGGACACGTTCGGCGCGTCGGAGGGGCTGCCGGCCTACCTGAGGGTGGTAGAAGAGATCCCGATGGGACGGGCGCCCGCCCGGCGGCTCGGCCCCGGCGAATGCGCCCGCATCGCCACCGGCGGGATGCTGCCGGACGGGGCGGACGCCGTGGTCATGATCGAACACACGGAGCACCTGGCGGCAGACGAGGTGGGGGTCCTGCGGGCGGTGTCCCCGGGCGAGAACGTGATGCGGCGCGGTGAGGACTGCCCTGCCGGAGGGGTGCTCGTCCCGGCGGGCCGCCCGCTGCGCGCCCAGGAGCTGTCCCTCCTGGCTCATGCCGGCGTCCTGCGGGTGCGGGTCGCCCGGCGGCCCCGCGTGGCCATCGTGGCCACCGGCGACGAGCTGGTGGACCCCGGCGAGGAGCCGGGGCCCGGCCAGATCCGGGAGTCGAACAGCTTCGCCCTGCGGGCCCTGGTGGCGGAGGAGGGAGGCCAGCCCGTGTTCCTGGGCCGGGCTCCGGACGTGCGGGACGCCGTTGAGGCGAAGCTGCGCGAGGCGCTGAAGTACGACGTCGTGCTGGTGTCCGGGGGGTCATCGGTCGGCGCGCGGGACATGACGGCGGAGATCATCGGCGGCCTGGGCCGGCTGGGCATCCTCGTGCACGGGGTGAACCTGAAGCCCGGCAAGCCCACCATCCTGGCCGTGGTGGACGGCCGCCCGGTCGTGGGCCTGCCCGGCCATCCCGTCAGCGCCCAGGTGGTGTTCGCCCTGTTCGTCTCCCCTCTGCTGCGCCGCCTGCTCGGCCTTCCGCCCTTCCCGGGGCACCGCCCGGCCGTCCGGGCCCGGATGGCGAAGAACGTGGCCTCGGCCGCCGGGCGGGTGGACGTGCTGCGCGTGGCGCTCGAGGCCAGGGACGGCGAGCTGTGGGCGGAGCCCGTCCAGGGCAAGAGCGGCCTCATCACCACGCTCACGCGGGCGGACGGGGCGGTCATCATCCGGGAGGAGAAGGAAGGCCTCCTGGCGGGCGAGTGGGTGGACGTCCACCCGATCTGA
- a CDS encoding YkvI family membrane protein, giving the protein MGRTARVLQVAATYMGTVVGAGFASGQEALRFFASFGRAGLWGIAVTTVLLCAFGALVMDLGRRLGARSHRELLHHVLGPRLGAAADTVVSAFLFAALAVMLAASGAIAAEQLRLPAWVGAGLGAALTLATIWSGLTGLLTANGVVVPLLVASVLGLTGATIYRASLGGPLAPGAGAPALAAAPDWFTSAWVYAGYNIVLALAVLAPLGAEIPDRAVLVAGGVLGGLGLGVLGVGLHLAISAHLPEAANWEVPMLYLARLYRPPVPSLYTAVLWAEVYTTAVSSAFGLARRLAPHVPVHVPAPARRGGLPGGGARSPGAAGGPEPDAPRFADPAYRTAALATVALALALSPFGFARLVATLYPLFGYASVAILLVLLLRTWS; this is encoded by the coding sequence ATGGGGCGGACGGCCCGGGTTCTGCAGGTGGCGGCCACCTACATGGGCACGGTGGTGGGCGCCGGCTTCGCGAGCGGCCAGGAGGCGCTGCGCTTCTTCGCGTCCTTCGGGCGGGCGGGCCTGTGGGGCATCGCCGTCACCACCGTGCTCCTGTGCGCCTTCGGCGCCCTCGTGATGGACCTCGGGCGCCGGCTCGGCGCGCGCTCGCACCGCGAGCTGCTCCACCACGTCCTCGGCCCCCGCCTGGGCGCGGCCGCCGACACCGTGGTGTCCGCCTTCCTGTTCGCCGCCCTCGCCGTGATGCTGGCGGCCAGCGGGGCGATCGCCGCCGAGCAGCTGCGGCTCCCCGCCTGGGTGGGGGCGGGCCTGGGGGCGGCCCTGACCCTGGCCACCATCTGGAGCGGGCTGACCGGCCTCCTGACCGCCAACGGGGTCGTCGTGCCCCTCCTCGTGGCCTCCGTCCTGGGGCTCACCGGGGCCACGATCTACCGGGCGAGCCTCGGGGGCCCCCTCGCGCCCGGCGCCGGCGCGCCCGCCCTGGCCGCGGCGCCGGACTGGTTCACGTCGGCGTGGGTCTACGCCGGTTACAACATCGTCCTCGCCCTCGCGGTGCTGGCCCCCCTCGGAGCGGAGATCCCGGACCGGGCGGTCCTCGTCGCCGGCGGGGTCCTGGGCGGACTGGGCCTCGGGGTGCTCGGGGTCGGGCTCCACCTCGCCATCAGCGCGCACCTCCCCGAGGCCGCGAACTGGGAGGTGCCGATGCTCTACCTGGCCCGGCTCTACCGGCCTCCCGTCCCGTCCCTGTACACGGCCGTCCTGTGGGCCGAGGTGTACACGACGGCCGTCTCGAGCGCCTTCGGCCTGGCCCGGCGCCTGGCGCCCCACGTCCCCGTACACGTGCCGGCCCCGGCGCGCCGCGGGGGCCTCCCCGGAGGCGGGGCCCGGTCGCCCGGCGCGGCCGGGGGGCCGGAGCCGGACGCCCCCCGCTTCGCGGACCCCGCCTACCGGACGGCGGCGCTCGCCACCGTGGCGCTGGCCCTGGCCCTCAGCCCCTTCGGGTTCGCCCGCCTGGTGGCGACGCTCTACCCGCTCTTCGGATACGCCAGCGTGGCCATTCTCCTCGTCTTGCTGCTCCGGACGTGGTCCTGA
- a CDS encoding 3-hydroxybutyryl-CoA dehydrogenase, with translation MEFRKVMVAGAGQMGSGIAQVAAQAGLEVWLRDVEERFVERGLATIRKHLDRDVEKGRKTAEEREAILGRIHPTLDLGPAAGVDLVIEAIVENREAKRSLFAELDRLAPPGAIFASNTSSLPITDLATATRRPDRFIGMHFMNPVPVMKLVEIIRGLDTSEETYAAIRDLAGRMGKTPVEVHDFPGFVSNRVLLPMLNEAMFAVYEGIASVEDVDTVMKLGMNHPMGPLELADFIGLDTCLYILNVLYEGFKDPKYRPCPLLVQLVQAGHHGRKTGQGFYRYEADGSRVPAVRLRA, from the coding sequence GTGGAGTTCCGGAAGGTCATGGTCGCGGGCGCGGGGCAGATGGGTTCCGGCATCGCCCAGGTGGCGGCGCAGGCGGGGCTCGAGGTCTGGCTCCGGGACGTGGAGGAACGCTTCGTCGAGCGAGGGCTTGCCACGATCCGCAAGCACCTCGACCGCGACGTGGAGAAGGGGCGCAAGACGGCGGAGGAGCGGGAGGCGATCCTCGGCCGGATCCACCCGACCCTCGATCTCGGGCCGGCCGCCGGGGTCGACCTCGTGATCGAGGCGATCGTGGAGAACCGGGAGGCCAAGCGGTCCCTCTTCGCCGAACTCGACCGGCTGGCGCCGCCGGGGGCCATCTTCGCCTCCAACACCTCGTCCCTGCCGATCACCGACCTGGCGACGGCCACCCGCCGGCCCGACCGGTTCATCGGGATGCACTTCATGAACCCCGTGCCGGTGATGAAGCTCGTGGAGATCATCCGCGGGCTGGACACGTCGGAGGAGACCTACGCGGCGATCCGGGACCTGGCCGGGCGGATGGGCAAGACGCCGGTGGAGGTGCACGACTTCCCGGGCTTCGTCTCCAACCGCGTGCTCCTCCCCATGCTCAACGAGGCGATGTTCGCGGTGTACGAGGGGATCGCCTCGGTCGAGGACGTCGACACCGTGATGAAGCTCGGGATGAACCACCCGATGGGGCCGCTGGAGCTGGCGGACTTCATCGGCCTGGACACGTGCCTGTACATCCTGAACGTCCTGTACGAGGGGTTCAAGGACCCCAAGTACCGGCCGTGCCCGCTCCTGGTGCAGCTCGTGCAGGCGGGCCACCACGGACGCAAGACGGGGCAGGGGTTCTACCGTTACGAGGCGGACGGCTCCCGGGTGCCGGCCGTCCGGCTCCGGGCCTAG
- a CDS encoding cupin domain-containing protein: protein MFVGKGEPTPVEMIPGIFRKTMSTTAGMMLCEMTLRSGTHVPAHSHPHEQIGYVVSGSLRLRIGSEERRLDPGDAYGIPGGVEHEAWAEADTVLVEVFHPQREDYR, encoded by the coding sequence GTGTTCGTCGGCAAGGGCGAACCCACGCCGGTGGAGATGATCCCGGGAATCTTCCGCAAGACCATGAGCACGACCGCCGGCATGATGCTGTGCGAGATGACCTTGCGGTCGGGGACACACGTGCCTGCCCACAGTCATCCGCACGAGCAGATCGGGTACGTGGTCTCCGGATCGCTGCGCCTGCGGATCGGCAGCGAGGAGCGGCGCCTTGATCCGGGCGACGCGTACGGCATCCCGGGCGGGGTCGAACACGAGGCCTGGGCCGAGGCCGACACGGTCCTGGTCGAGGTGTTCCACCCGCAGCGGGAGGACTACCGGTAG
- a CDS encoding acetyl-CoA C-acetyltransferase has protein sequence MAQREAVIVSAVRTPFGSFGGGLRDLPAVELGGIAIREALRRARLTGQEHRVDYVAMGMVLQAGAGQIPSRQAAHRAGIPFSVPSDTINKVCASSLRAVNIADALIRAGDIDIAVAGGMESMSNAPYLVRGARWGMRMGHGELVDAMIHDGLWCAWGNVHMGVYGSEVAAEFGIDRRAQDEWALRSHQRALAAWEEGRMQEEVVPVEVPGRKGEVRRVERDESIRPDTSLEKLAALKPVFTPDGTVTAGNAPPVNDGASALVIMSREKARELGLEVLATIVSQGQVSEEPRYLHTVPARAGLKALQKAGLSPRDLALVEINEAFAAVTLTSIKIGGFDPERVNVNGGAVAIGHPIGASGGRILMTLVYELRRRGGGYGLAAICSGGGQGEATVVRVD, from the coding sequence ATGGCACAGCGGGAGGCCGTGATCGTCAGCGCGGTGCGCACGCCCTTCGGGAGCTTCGGCGGGGGTCTCCGGGACCTCCCGGCGGTCGAGCTGGGGGGCATCGCGATCCGGGAGGCGCTCCGCCGCGCCCGGCTCACCGGTCAGGAGCACCGGGTCGACTACGTGGCGATGGGCATGGTGCTGCAGGCCGGGGCCGGCCAGATCCCGTCGCGCCAGGCCGCCCACCGGGCCGGGATCCCCTTCTCGGTGCCCTCCGACACGATCAACAAGGTGTGCGCCTCCAGCCTGAGGGCGGTGAACATCGCCGACGCCCTCATCCGGGCCGGCGACATCGACATCGCCGTGGCGGGCGGCATGGAGAGCATGTCGAACGCCCCGTACCTCGTGCGCGGCGCCCGCTGGGGGATGCGCATGGGGCACGGCGAGCTGGTCGACGCCATGATCCACGACGGCCTCTGGTGCGCCTGGGGCAACGTCCACATGGGCGTGTACGGGTCCGAGGTGGCGGCCGAGTTCGGCATCGACCGCCGCGCCCAGGACGAGTGGGCGCTCCGGAGCCACCAGCGCGCCCTGGCGGCCTGGGAGGAGGGCCGCATGCAGGAGGAGGTCGTGCCCGTCGAGGTGCCCGGTCGCAAGGGCGAGGTGCGGCGCGTGGAGCGGGACGAGTCCATCCGCCCTGACACCTCCCTGGAGAAGCTCGCCGCCCTGAAGCCGGTCTTCACCCCGGACGGCACGGTCACGGCCGGCAACGCGCCGCCGGTGAACGACGGCGCCTCGGCCCTGGTGATCATGTCGCGGGAGAAGGCGCGCGAGCTCGGGCTCGAGGTGCTCGCCACCATCGTCAGCCAGGGGCAGGTGTCCGAGGAGCCGCGCTACCTCCACACCGTCCCGGCGCGGGCCGGCCTGAAGGCGCTGCAGAAGGCCGGCCTGAGCCCGCGGGACCTGGCGCTGGTCGAGATCAACGAGGCGTTCGCGGCGGTCACCCTCACCTCGATCAAGATCGGCGGCTTCGACCCGGAGCGGGTGAACGTGAACGGCGGCGCCGTGGCCATCGGCCACCCGATCGGCGCCAGCGGCGGTCGCATCCTCATGACCCTCGTCTACGAGCTCCGCCGCCGCGGCGGCGGGTACGGGCTGGCCGCGATCTGCTCCGGCGGCGGACAGGGCGAGGCCACGGTCGTCCGTGTCGACTGA
- a CDS encoding GerMN domain-containing protein: MRLRFAVAALLLVGLALAAGCRAGGSRAPGPTAPPAPGAGEVREEPQAPAQKNRTVTVYFADAQAMYLRPARREVPADRPAAGIVLALLAGPTAEEKDLRPTFPPGTQLRGVTLAGGVATVDFSADLQKNFGGGSAGELMLVYSLANSLAELPGITAVRLTVEGRPLETLGHMDLTEPVAPRPDLVRR, encoded by the coding sequence ATGCGTCTCCGCTTCGCCGTGGCGGCGCTCCTGCTTGTCGGGCTGGCCCTGGCGGCCGGCTGCCGGGCCGGCGGCTCCCGCGCGCCCGGCCCCACGGCCCCGCCCGCTCCCGGGGCCGGAGAGGTCCGGGAGGAACCGCAGGCGCCGGCGCAGAAGAACCGAACGGTCACCGTGTACTTCGCGGACGCCCAGGCGATGTACCTTCGCCCCGCCCGGCGGGAGGTGCCGGCGGACCGGCCGGCGGCCGGCATCGTGCTGGCGCTCCTCGCCGGGCCCACGGCGGAGGAGAAGGACCTGCGCCCGACCTTCCCGCCCGGCACGCAGCTCCGGGGCGTCACCCTCGCGGGCGGGGTGGCCACGGTCGACTTCTCGGCGGACCTGCAGAAGAACTTCGGCGGTGGCTCGGCCGGCGAGCTCATGCTGGTGTACTCGCTGGCCAACTCGCTGGCGGAGCTTCCGGGCATCACCGCGGTGCGCCTGACCGTGGAGGGCAGGCCCCTCGAGACCCTGGGCCACATGGACCTGACCGAGCCCGTGGCCCCGCGGCCCGACCTGGTGCGGCGGTAA
- the murA gene encoding UDP-N-acetylglucosamine 1-carboxyvinyltransferase: MEKFVIRGGRRLSGRTHANGAKNSALPIITAAALASQGESILENVPDYTDIRDLCDILRALGAEIEEVEPGTLRVRAAELSGHVAPYELARKLRGSTYVMGLLLARLGRGEVACPGGCDIGARPVDFHLKGFKALGAEVEIERGSMIARKVQLRGNRFYVDRASFGTTINMMITASLAPGTTVLENAAREPEVVDLANFLNSMGARVRGAGTETIRIEGVKRLRGARHEIIPDRLETGTFLIAGALTGGDVTVEGCIPEHLGTVIAKLREAGMDVEVGLDTLRCRGRRPIQPADVETQVYPGFPTDLQSPWVTLMSVADGVSVVTETIFENRFGFTNELIRLGAQIKVDRNSAIIRGVGRLTGAPVEARELRGGVALCLAGLVAEGTTEVHGVRFIDRGYHRIEEKLRSLGADIERVRA; the protein is encoded by the coding sequence GTGGAGAAGTTCGTGATCCGCGGAGGCCGCCGTCTGAGCGGACGTACGCACGCCAACGGGGCCAAGAACAGCGCGCTTCCCATCATCACCGCCGCGGCGCTCGCCAGCCAGGGCGAGAGCATCCTCGAGAACGTTCCGGACTACACGGACATCCGGGACCTGTGCGACATCCTCCGCGCCCTCGGGGCGGAGATCGAGGAGGTCGAGCCGGGCACGCTCCGGGTGCGGGCGGCCGAGCTCAGCGGCCACGTCGCGCCCTACGAGCTCGCCCGCAAGCTGCGGGGTTCGACGTACGTGATGGGCCTGCTCCTGGCCCGGCTCGGCCGCGGCGAGGTGGCATGCCCTGGCGGGTGCGACATCGGCGCCCGGCCCGTCGACTTCCACCTGAAAGGCTTCAAGGCCCTCGGGGCCGAGGTGGAGATCGAGCGTGGCTCGATGATCGCCCGCAAGGTGCAGCTGCGCGGCAACCGCTTCTACGTCGACCGCGCCAGCTTCGGCACGACGATCAACATGATGATCACCGCCTCCCTGGCCCCCGGCACCACGGTGCTGGAGAACGCCGCCCGGGAGCCGGAGGTGGTCGACCTGGCCAACTTCCTCAACTCGATGGGCGCCCGGGTCCGGGGCGCCGGCACCGAGACGATCCGGATCGAGGGCGTGAAGCGCCTCCGGGGGGCCCGCCACGAGATCATCCCCGACCGGCTGGAGACCGGCACGTTCCTCATCGCCGGCGCGCTGACCGGAGGGGACGTCACGGTGGAGGGCTGCATCCCGGAGCACCTGGGCACCGTGATCGCGAAGCTGCGGGAGGCCGGGATGGACGTGGAGGTGGGGCTCGACACCCTGCGCTGCCGCGGCCGGCGGCCGATCCAGCCGGCCGACGTCGAAACCCAGGTCTACCCCGGCTTCCCGACCGACCTGCAGTCCCCCTGGGTTACCCTGATGTCCGTGGCCGACGGGGTGTCCGTGGTCACGGAGACGATCTTCGAGAACCGGTTCGGCTTCACCAACGAGCTGATCCGGCTCGGGGCCCAGATCAAGGTCGACCGCAACTCGGCGATCATCCGCGGCGTCGGCCGGCTGACCGGCGCGCCGGTGGAGGCCCGGGAGCTGCGCGGGGGGGTCGCCCTCTGCCTGGCCGGGCTGGTCGCCGAGGGGACCACGGAGGTGCACGGGGTGCGCTTCATCGACCGGGGCTACCACCGCATCGAGGAGAAGCTGCGCTCCCTGGGGGCCGACATCGAGCGCGTGCGGGCGTGA